Proteins from one Podospora pseudocomata strain CBS 415.72m chromosome 4, whole genome shotgun sequence genomic window:
- a CDS encoding hypothetical protein (COG:S; EggNog:ENOG503NY3S) translates to MAAFEPPWLTHMSAPPRAQRSDQLDPNSQHPSTPSRGDGAASSVFSPAPNPTYAIFSPATLSSTNPSTASAAKRRSTILVHQKSPLLLATPPQITRALAYSHPFLLPLNNVVGLLTWTTGDAWESFLLVAFFWAVVLYGDFLMRATGPLILVLILIMGMYGRRFSPLSSSSWSEPGLGAGDGTGVATDANGAKTLKKSKSKNLLVDGLPEKNTKTENGTAATPTAGHKRNQSSMSEATNTRHQKTLDEIVETLKEFTARCNILLEPLLELTDFLSTQQTATSATTRPALTTLFVRILLCTPFWFSLTLPPLRIITTRRVILFFGTIILTWHARVMRVTRAILWRSATIRKFLTLITGLQFEIPVKAGATTTATPSADAANTVSSSAVSTKTKSSAAGTNKATRHESELTKALRRARGGQDTGVRFTFIIYENQRRWVGLGWTTSLFAYERPAWTDEHNNAVPQRDEFELPEVEDGSNMRWRWVEGSRWKVDGVPDEAVMAEDREKEWDYDGPGGKVGWIYYDNKWQNGRRGQDGWGKWTRRRKWYRDAELVEADTEDAAAAASDVKSIPSIDLTPTTPGTPTTMTVGSPPTTNESKENLALEREEEYDSASMLSTSSRSTSRFIKPSSLRKRVTDASSLSSSHRRSGSRRASGVSGSLGSNSGDYDDAGVGTLQTRLAMQDAGKEEGSWGVGDEVRMGLE, encoded by the exons ATGGCTGCTTTT GAACCCCCTTGGCTCACGCACATGTCGGCCCCCCCTCGCGCCCAGCGCAGCGACCAGCTGGATCCCAACTCGCAACACCCGTCCACCCCGTCGCGAGGTGATGGCGCCGCTTCGTCCGTCTTTTCTCCCGCCCCGAATCCCACCTatgccatcttctcccccgcgACCCTGAGCTCGACGAACCCGAGCACCGCCTCGGCcgcgaagaggaggagcaccATCCTCGTTCACCAAAAGTCCCCCCTGCTTCTCGCgacacccccccaaatcacACGCGCCCTTGCGTACAGCCACCCGTTTCTCTTGCCACTCAACAATGTCGTCGGGTTATTGACATGGACAACGGGCGATGCGTGGGAGAGCTTCCTGCTCgtggccttcttctgggcggtggtgctctACGGGGACTTTCTCATGCGCGCCACCGGACCTCTGATACTGGTGTTGATCCTCATCATGGGCATGTACGGCCGGCGGTTCAGCCCGCTGAGCAGTAGCAGTTGGAGCGAGCCTGGACTTGGTGCAGGGGATGGTACGGGTGTCGCGACGGATGCAAACGGTGCCAAGAcgttgaagaagagcaagagcaagaacTTGTTGGTGGATGGACTGCCGGAAAAGAATACCAAGACAGAGAATGGAACCGCGGCGACTCCTACGGCCGGACACAAGAGGAATCAAAGCTCGATGTCGGAGGCGACGAATACACGACATCAAAAGACGTTGGATGAGATTGTTGAGACACTGAAGGAGTTCACAGCTCGGTGTAATATCCTGCTGGAACCCTTGTTGGAGTTGACGGATTTCTTGAGCACGCAGCAGACGGCCACGTCAGCCACCACCCGGCCGGCGTTGACGACATTGTTTGTCCGGATTTTGCTCTGCACGCCGTTTTGGTTTTCGCTTACGCTGCCCCCGCTGAggatcatcaccacccgccgGGTGATTCTTTTCTTTGGAACCATTATCCTTACCTGGCATGCTCGAGTGATGCGCGTCACTCGGGCTATCCTCTGGAGAAGCGCCACTATCAGAAAGTTCTTGACGCTAATCACTGGTTTGCAGTTTGAGATACCTGTCAAGGCAGGtgcaacaaccacagcaacaccgTCTGCCGATGCTGCCAACACTGTCAGCAGCAGTGCTGTCTCGACCAAAACTAAAAGTTCGGCAGCTGGCACTAACAAGGCTACTCGCCATGAGTCGGAGCTGACCAAGGCCCTGCGCCGAGCCAGAGGGGGCCAGGATACCGGAGTGAGATTTACGTTTATTATCTATGAGAACCAGCGGCGCTGGGTCGGGCTGGGTTGGACGACGAGTTTGTTTGCATATGAGAGGCCGGCGTGGACGGATGAGCATAACAATGCTGTGCCGCAGCGGGATGAGTTTGAGCTgcccgaggtggaggacggGAGTAATatgcggtggaggtgggtggaggggagtaGGTGGAAGGTGGATGGGGTGCCGGATGAGGCTGTGATGGCGGAGGATAGGGAAAAGGAGTGGGATTATGATGGGCCAGGAGGGAAGGTGGGGTGGATTTATTATGACAATAAG TGGCAAAACGGTCGGAGGGGCCAAGATGGGTGGGGAAAGTGGACACGCCGACGAAAGTGGTACCGCGATGCTGAGCTTGTCGAGGCAGATACTGAGGATGCCGCCGCTGCGGCCAGCGATGTGAAGTCTATCCCGTCCATCGAtctcacccccaccacacctGGCACACCCACAACCATGACGGTGGGAAGCCCGCCGACTACAAACGAAAGCAAGGAGAATCTGGCGctcgagagggaggaggagtacgaCTCTGCCTCTATGCTGTCTACGTCTAGCAGGTCGACGTCACGGTTTATCAAGCCCTCTtcgctgaggaagagggtgacgGATGCGAGCTCGCTCTCGTCGTCACATAGACGGagcgggagcaggagggcGAGCGGGGTTagtgggagtttggggagtaATTCGGGGGATTATGACGATGCGGGTGTTGGGACTTTGCAGACTAGGCTGGCGATGCAGGATGCaggaaaggaggaggggagttggggggttggggatgaggttaggatggggttggagtga
- a CDS encoding hypothetical protein (COG:S; EggNog:ENOG503P3T2) encodes MSRIRHQGLMETANLAGSAALRYITLSRCWGKPGLDALPLRTTKETISLARVLGCYFLWIDSLCIIQDDMDDWLTQPAEMADICANGYFNIAAAAATNSSESLFSERHQFVWLTNGM; translated from the exons ATGTCTCGCATTCGACACCAAGGTTTGATGGAGACTGCCAACCTGGCTGGCTCGGCGGCTCTGCGTTACATCACATTGAGCCGCTGTTGGGGCAAACCAGGCTTGGACGCACTTCCGCTGCGCACGACGAAAGAGAC CATCTCTCTGGCCCGCGTGCTCGGTTGTTACTTTCTCTGGATTGATTCACTTTGTATTATCCAGGACGACATGGACGACTGGCTCACACAACCTGCCGAGATGGCCGATATCTGCGCCAATGGCTATTTCAACATTGCAGCTGCAGCTGCTACAAATTCTTCGGAAAGCCTATTTAGTGAGCGGCACCAGTTTGTATGGCTAACAAACGGAATGTGA
- a CDS encoding hypothetical protein (EggNog:ENOG503P57S) has protein sequence MTMASPARPAPEELVTVIITTSPTPSAPSTELLEQIAASFRKHCASLIHCRVIVVLDTYDHVSKKPRLKKGHVTPDSAAKYADYKANAKRLILKEYSSTERPYGTGDLVKAQEKAEFGSGAAAYASQDNAVVMNITTTKDGRVTFVEPVQRLGFGLAVRSALRMTVTPYVWIQQHDWALVTDIPLGPLLQIMQQHKAPPSAEQEDKENNEILPEAVRPPVEYVCFPSIRMMEYATSDHVMLYPALRALTQLHKQNFTVQSESEDGTAVISRVPLTPLFLWHDKPHLASTSHYLNQVFYSRIAIQRGAFIEDTVGHLARDEMKQGKWNKWACWLYYPDEGKHLCLRHLKGRTWRGIEAELAAKLEYMRLNGLDVNVQVPN, from the coding sequence ATGACGATGGCATCTCCCGCAAGACCAGCCCCGGAAGAGCTGGTCacagtcatcatcacaacctctcccacgcCTTCTGCGCCATCCACCGAGCTCTTGGAGCAGATTGCCGCCTCTTTCAGAAAGCACTGCGCCTCTCTCATTCACTGCCGTGTCATTGTCGTCCTCGACACCTACGATCACGTCAGTAAGAAGCCGCGACTGAAAAAGGGCCATGTCACACCTGACAGCGCGGCAAAGTATGCCGACTACAAGGCCAACGCCAAGAGGCTCATTCTCAAGGAGTACTCCTCTACCGAACGGCCCTACGGCACTGGGGATTTGGTCAAGGCgcaggagaaggccgagtttGGGTCCGGGGCGGCAGCTTATGCGTCGCAGGACAatgcggtggtgatgaacaTCACGACAACCAAAGACGGGCGCGTCACGTTTGTTGAGCCGGTGCAGCGGTTGGGATTTGGGCTGGCGGTTCGGTCGGCGTTGAGGATGACGGTTACGCCGTATGTCTGGATTCAGCAGCATGACTGGGCGCTGGTGACGGACATTCCTCTTGGGCCGCTGTTGCAGATCATGCAGCAGCACAAGGCCCCGCCTTCAGCAGAGCAGGAGGACAAAGAGAATAACGAAATATTGCCGGAAGCTGTTCGACCTCCGGTTGAATATGTCTGCTTCCCGTCGATACGGATGATGGAGTACGCCACCTCAGACCACGTCATGCTCTACCCTGCTCTTCGCGCGTTGACCCAGCTTCACAAACAAAACTTTACCGTTCAGTCGGAGTCGGAGGACGGGACAGCCGTCATCTCGAGGGTTCCTCTCACGCCTCTGTTTCTCTGGCACGACAAGCCACACCTagcctccaccagccactACCTCAACCAAGTCTTTTACAGCCGAATCGCCATCCAGAGGGGCGCCTTCATCGAGGACACCGTCGGTCATCTGGCAAGGGACGAGATGAAGCAAGGAAAATGGAACAAGTGGGCTTGTTGGCTGTATTACCCGGACGAAGGGAAGCATCTGTGTCTCCGGCACCTCAAAGGGAGGACATGGCGGGGTATCGAGGCCGAACTAGCGGCCAAGCTGGAGTACATGCGGTTGAACGGCTTGGACGTCAACGTACAAGTGCCCAATTGA
- a CDS encoding hypothetical protein (EggNog:ENOG503P424; COG:P), whose product MSRIPAVNAKPNPLVLSSLLLGIASTASAQNYYGSPGNPYSSGGSSNSDGSSSSGFNNFNAGAGFDINAAMRTRAIHGILAALAMAVLFPSGSILMRVIPGRFAIWAHGISQAVALVVYIAAVGLGLHLVREVSRARGNNGDMFSDPNRSYHPIIGIVVLICLLLQPIFGFIHHAKFKRLQTRQMWSYLHLFNGRVFITLGMANGGLGLWMAGASKELKTAYVAVAAVMWVLWMLAAAYGEWKRWKANRLGYPPRNKKFHDGEVPF is encoded by the exons ATGTCAAGGATACCAGCCGTGAATGCAAAACCAAACCCTCTCGTCCTCAGCAGTCTCCTGCTAGGGAtagcctccaccgcctccgcccaaAATTACTATGGCTCTCCCGGCAACCCTTAtagcagcggcggcagctcCAACAGTGATggctcatcttcctccgggttcaacaacttcaacgcCGGGGCTGGCTTCGACATAAACGCTGCCATGCGCACCCGCGCTATTCACGGTATCCTCGCTGCtttggccatggcggtcTTGTTTCCTTCCGGCTCGATCCTCATGCGTGTTATACCAGGCCGGTTCGCAATCTGGGCGCACGGAATCTCGCAGGCTGTTGCGCTGGTGGTGTATATCGCTGCTGTCGGACTGGGTCTTCATCTTGTGAGGGAGGTCAGTAGGGCGAGAGGGAACAATGGTGACATG TTCTCCGATCCGAACAGAAGCTACCACCCCATCATTGGCATCGTCGTGTTGATCTGCCTGCTCTTGCAGCCAATCTTCGGGTTCATCCACCACGCCAAGTTCAAGAGACTCCAAACGAGGCAGATGTGGTCGTACCTCCACTTGTTCAACGGTCGTGTCTTCATCACGCTCGGTATGGCGAACGGTGGGCTCGGGCTGTGGATGGCGGGCGCGagcaaggagctcaagacgGCGTATGTCGCTGTGGCGGCCGTGATGTGGGTTCTCTGGATGTTGGCGGCTGCGTATGGAgagtggaagaggtggaaggcGAACCGTCTGGGATATCCGCCGAGGAATAAGAAATTCCATGACGGCGAAGTTCCGTTCTAA
- a CDS encoding hypothetical protein (EggNog:ENOG503P0W5; COG:S), which produces MDTPVKTNTPSQTYPSTSPSTAATSPRILDSPNSSTPSPSSAPSTPPLKLFIAGNHDFALDPLAFLPKTTSSQGVFQAPAGAATSLLESASSENIIFLDEGTRTLALANGALLTVYASPYSPSRDNSKAFTHHRKKGHTFKIPKEVDVVITHSPPRGILGKDYNSKQAGCDYIYDAIATARPKLHCFGHIHEGWGG; this is translated from the exons ATGGACACCCCGGTCAAGACCAa CACACCATCCCAGACGTACCCATCGACGTCGCCATCCACTGCGGCGACCTCACCGAGAATTCTCGACTCGCCGAACTCAtccacaccctctccctcctccgcaccaTCAACGCCTCCCCTCAAGCTTTTCATCGCCGGCAACCACGACTTCGCCCTCGATCCCCTAgccttcctccccaagaCCACCTCCAGCCAAGGCGTTTTCCAAGCCCCCGCCGGAGcagccacctccctccttgAATCCGCCTCCTCAGAAAACATTATTTTTCTTGACGAAGGCACTCGTACTCTTGCCCTCGCAAACGGCGCCCTGCTGACGGTGTATGCAAGCCCTTACTCCCCCTCAAGGGACAACTCCAAGGCGTTCACTCACCACCGGAAGAAAGGTCATACATTCAAGATCccgaaggaggtggatgtggtgatcACCCACTCCCCACCGCGTGGCATCCTCGGTAAAGACTACAACAGCAAGCAAGCCGGGTGCGACTATATCTACGATGCCATCGCGACAGCTAGACCAAAGCTGCACTGTTTTGGGCATATAcatgagggttgggggggctGA
- a CDS encoding hypothetical protein (COG:J; EggNog:ENOG503NXMQ): protein MSEWANLRGLNISSGWSPRGGQTSAAYYSNSTPEGSSYGSAVAAALGLSMAAIGRETFGSILEPAELNNVIGLKPSRGLIANDGSLPTSARQDVIGTLTRTVSDAAHLLTTMAGRSENDERTWNIPFAVPDFTYCKDTDLSGITIGVPRSTFTADSTSPIMISFESALETLHRAGAKVVDNADFPDVEEFMKLNQQVCGIVRTSEFKRDIVRYLQTLEANPNHIHSAEDIIGFTKSFAGEEHPDRDIGKFLWTQAEGIDVNTDKYREMVSQGQFYGGEVGILGAMEKHGLVLLTIPSSMGIANDLAAKRWDSPYLKCR from the exons ATGTCTGAGTGGGCCAACCTGAGAGGGTTAAATATCAGTTCTGGATGGAGCCCCCGGGGTGGCCAAACGTCGGCTGCATATTATTCCAATTCTACACCTGAGGGTAGCAGTTATGGCTCAGCAGTTGCAGCTGCCCTAGGGTTGTCGATGGCTGCCATTGGTAGGGAG ACGTTTGGCAGCATTCTGGAACCGGCCGAGCTCAACAACGTCATCGGACTGAAACCCAGCCGTGGCCTGATTGCGAACGATGGATCTCTACCTACATCGGCGCGTCAGGACGTCATTGGAACGCTCACTAGAACAGTGAGCGACGCGGCGCACCTGCTTACAACGATGGCAGGTCGAAGCGAGAACGATGAGCGTACCTGGAATATCCCTTTTGCAGTCCCCGACTTCACCTATTGCAAAGACACGGATCTGAGTGGGATCACCATAGGTGTCCCGCGCAGCACCTTCACTGCCGACTCTACATCACCCATAATGATATCTTTCGAGTCCGCGCTCGAGACCCTACACCGGGCTGGAGCAAAGGTGGTTGACAATGCCGACTTCCcggatgtcgaggagttcaTGAAGCTCAACCAGCAGGTTTGTGGCATTGTACGGACTTCAGAGTTCAAGAGAGATATAGTTCGATATCTTCAGACCCTCGAGGCCAACCCAAATCACATCCACTCTGCTGAGGACATCATCGGGTTCACGAAGTCTTTTGCGGGCGAGGAGCATCCAGACCGCGATATTGGAAAGTTTTTGTGGACCCAAGCTGAGGGAATCGACGTCAACACCGACAAGTACAGAGAGATGGTTAGCCAAGGGCAGTTCTACGGGGGCGAAGTGGGGATCCTTGGCGCGATGGAGAAACACGGTCTTGTTCTCCTCACTATCCCTTCTTCAATGGGCATTGCAAACGACTTGGCTGCGAAGAGATGGGATTCCCCGTACTTGAAGTGCCGTTAG
- a CDS encoding hypothetical protein (EggNog:ENOG503NY70; COG:E) gives MPVTNFSIPEKYEYLVGFDSYHQSEAHPCALPLAQNSPQKPPLGLYAEKLSGTAFTAPRHENKQTWLYRILPSCAHPPFEPVTAHNEAVETQHEKKHYIPNQLRWDPFDHDEHAEHDFVDGLKLVAGAGDPTLKQGIGIYVYACGRDMKEKEAYYSADGDLLLVPQEGGLDVRTEFGRMLVRPMEIAVLPRGVKYRVEIVGDGKKARGYALELYQGHFQLPELGPIGSNGLANARDFQAPKADFEEDYGATAQEGKNEWKIKVKFNNGLYETVQRHSPFDVVAWHGNYYPFKYDLGRFNTIGTISYDHPDPSIFTVLTAPSEKVGTAVADFVIFPPRWLVGEDTFRPPWYHRNTMSEFMGLIQGGYDAKKGGKGGFVPGGASLHNVMSGHGPDRDSYEGAREAELKPQKVGEGSCAFMFESCLMVGVTDWGLRRCRKVQGGYNKHSWEGVEVHWKGRNSQ, from the exons ATGCCAGTCACAAACTTCTCCATCCCGGAGAAGTACGAGTACCTGGTTGGGTTTGACTCTTATCATCA AAGCGAAGCTCACCCCtgcgccctccccctcgcccaaAACTCCCCCCAGAAACCACCTCTCGGCTTGTACGCCGAAAAGCTCTCGGGCACAGCCTTCACCGCACCCCGGCATGAAAACAAGCAGACGTGGCTGTACCGCATCCTGCCTTCGTGCGCTCACCCGCCGTTCGAGCCGGTGACTGCCCACAACGAGGCGGTGGAGACGCAGCATGAGAAGAAGCATTACATCCCTAACCAACTCCGTTGGGACCCTTTTGACCATGACGAGCACGCCGAGCATGATTTTGTCGATGGGTTGAAACTGGTTGCCGGGGCGGGGGATCCAACGCTCAAGCAAGGGATTGGCATTTATGTCTATGCTTGCGGACGGGatatgaaggagaaggaggcgtaTTATTCTGCTGATGGGGACTTGTTGTTGGTTCCgcaggagggggggttagATGTTAGGACTGAGTTTGGGAGGATGCTGGTTAGGCCGATGGAGATTGCGGTTTTGCCTAGGGGGGTGAAGTACAGGGTCGAGATTGTGGGGGATGGCAAAAAGGCGAGGGGGTACGCGTTGGAGTTGTATCAGGGACATTTCCAACTTCCTGAGCTGGGACCGATTGGATCAAACGGTCTTGCGAATGCAAGGGACTTTCAGGCGCCCAAGGCGGACTTTGAGGAGGATTATGGTGCTACGGCGCAAGAGGGAAAGAATGAGTGGAAGATCAAGGTCAAGTTTAATAATGGGCTCTATGAGACGGTGCAGAGGCATAGTCCGTTTGATGTGGTGGCTTGGCATGGGAACTACTACCCTTTCAAGTATGATCTTGGGAGGTTTAATACCATTGGGACGATTAGCTATGATCATCCCGATCCGAGTATTTTCACCGTATTGACGGCGCCGAGTGAGAAGGTGGggacggcggtggcggaCTTTGTGATTTTCCCGccgaggtggttggtgggggaggataCGTTTAGGCCGCCGTGGTATCATAGGAATACGATGAGCGAGTTTATGGGGTTGATTCAGGGGGGTTATGATGCGAAGAAGggcgggaaaggggggtttgtACCCGGGGGAGCGAGTTTGCATAATGTTATGAGTGGGCATGGGCCGGATAGGGATAGCTATGAGGGGGCTAGGGAGGCTGAGCTGAAGCCGCAgaaggttggggaggggagctgCGCGTTTATGTTTGAGAGCTGTTTGATGGTGGGCGTGACGGATTGGGGGCTGAGGAGGTGTAGGAAGGTGCAGGGGGGGTATAATAAGCAtagctgggagggggtggaggttcattggaaggggaggaataGCCAGTGA
- a CDS encoding hypothetical protein (EggNog:ENOG503P1YX), which yields MSGEPLTKVDSAVQGLGTSPPKETKHRRASSSAAGVMNINDLEAQGIELQIAKETQKTGWKINTSPSTIEEKDMLKKLLTTPPVKKIDLHFPLGLEVTARNLKGVTIKDALDAIHKQFKKRADDELDEPYLKGFEWDKEESWTKLIVHLSKDAGVAPGGGSKKKKKHAADE from the exons atGTCCGGCGAACCACTCACCAAGGTCGACTCTGCCGTCCAGGGCCTCggcacctccccacccaagGAGACCAAGCACAGGAGAGCATCCTCCAGCGCTGCTGGTGTGATGAACATCAATGACCTGG AGGCCCAGGGCATTGAGCTTCAAATTGCAAAGGAGACGCAAAAGACGGGGTG GAAGATCAACACCTCTCCAAGCACAATagaggagaaggacatgctgaagaagctgctcaccacccccccagtCAAGAAGATTGACCTGCACTTCCCATTGGGACTCGAAGTAACGGCGAGGAACCTCAAGGGTGTCACCATCAAGGATGCTCTGGACGCTATCCACAAGCAATTCAAGAAGAGG GCTGACGACGAGCTCGATGAACCATACCTCAAGGGCTTCGAGTGGGACAAGGAGGAGTCATGGACCAAGCTCATTGTCCACCTGTCCAAGGACGCCGGTGTAGCGCCCGGCGGCggctccaagaagaagaagaagcacgCTGCTGACGAGTAA